One genomic region from Spirosoma sp. KCTC 42546 encodes:
- a CDS encoding two-component system response regulator, translating into METSRLIFIVDDETDYLFLLQALFARFYPTYTVRFFTSGKALLNELHRLSEQPDLILLDRHMPEPDGHQTLLALKQHPAFQLIPVVMMSAQATTEEINGCYQAGVNSFLLKSLDIHSLKQNLTVLCQYWLELNLVARYM; encoded by the coding sequence ATGGAAACGTCTCGACTTATCTTCATTGTTGATGATGAAACTGATTATCTGTTCTTACTCCAAGCGCTGTTTGCCCGATTTTACCCAACCTATACGGTTCGCTTCTTTACTAGTGGCAAGGCTTTATTAAACGAGCTTCATCGTTTGTCCGAGCAGCCAGACTTAATTCTATTGGATCGGCATATGCCTGAACCAGATGGCCACCAGACCTTACTTGCCTTAAAACAACATCCAGCCTTCCAACTAATTCCAGTAGTGATGATGAGCGCCCAGGCTACAACCGAAGAGATTAATGGTTGTTACCAGGCAGGGGTTAATTCGTTTCTACTGAAAAGTCTGGATATACACTCACTCAAACAAAACCTAACCGTACTATGCCAGTATTGGCTGGAACTCAATCTGGTAGCCAGGTATATGTAA
- a CDS encoding TonB-dependent receptor, translating into MRQKLLLGFVVFLGWLSPLLAQAGPLNDRIDDRVITGTITDEKGTTLPGVSILLKGTGPTGRQRGTVTDGKGQFSLSVPDKGAVVVISFVGYLSQEVAVGNRTSIDIQLSPDLKALEEVIVVGYGTQRKIETTGAIASVKAADLLQTPVANVAQGLQARVAGVQITQNSGAPGGNVSVRIRGTNSINGSSEPLYVIDGIQISNSGGINDVSPLSQINPNDIESIEVLKDASSTAIYGARAANGVVLITTKRGKDGNTRVSYDGYGGVQQVNKTLDVLNASQFAQLENEVYKRAIYADPTTLGQGTNWQNLIFRKVPIQSHQLSVSGGNQKTQLALSLNYFNQDGIIKNSNFTRYSFRSNIDHRLTDKVRIGTSLYYGYSVNNGVSAGGTGSDVTSSRGGVLGATVAAPPTLVPYRADGSVFPFQDQMNGQYQEVSNPLNFITPINRQTTQRILANVYVEFALFKGFTYRPSFNADLGTTLNEYYSPLSLLSVSQLASGGGNATNTSSYGRTLLHESIFTYRTRLATNHTLTATAVLATQANVNQGYTQTASNFPNDVTENNSVGLAVNQRISSDKSKSRLDSYLGRINYGYKDKYFLDLTARADGSSKFGENNKYGFFPAVAGAWRIVEESFMKSVPVISDLKLRGSWGITGNAGAIDPYQSLATVSASGLNYNYNHNPVTGINPAAIPNPDLKWERSTQVDIGLDVSLFNSRLSLVADYYNKRTDNLLFQKVLPMSSGYTALTGNFGSIQNRGLELALNGRIIPGGGRSLQWDASANITFNQNKVLALDGILDELPRSAYALLKVGYPMGLYRTYVFDGISQTGETILSGYDGRLGGQKVKDINGDGTITAADQVLAGNAQPNFIFGFSTSLRYRGFDLSLFVQGVQGNKLMNLFRYTFETALGQQNVLATLANRWSPTNPSNEYASGFQGGRLPLSDRYIEDASFIRLKNISLGYTLPKIKGISQIRLYVSANNALTLTKYSGFDPEVNNFGNATTQFIDNGTYPIARSYLGGLQVTF; encoded by the coding sequence ATGCGACAAAAACTTTTACTGGGTTTCGTTGTTTTTTTGGGGTGGTTATCTCCCCTGTTGGCGCAGGCGGGGCCACTGAACGACAGGATCGACGATCGGGTTATTACGGGTACCATCACCGACGAAAAAGGGACTACGTTACCAGGCGTCAGCATCCTGCTGAAAGGCACCGGCCCAACGGGTCGGCAACGTGGAACCGTTACGGATGGGAAGGGACAATTTAGTCTGTCTGTCCCTGATAAAGGGGCTGTCGTCGTGATTAGTTTCGTCGGGTATCTCAGTCAGGAAGTAGCCGTTGGCAATCGGACGAGTATCGACATTCAGCTTTCTCCCGACTTAAAAGCCCTGGAAGAGGTCATTGTTGTGGGCTATGGTACGCAACGAAAAATTGAAACCACCGGTGCCATTGCCTCCGTAAAAGCGGCCGACCTTCTGCAAACCCCCGTAGCGAACGTAGCGCAAGGGTTACAGGCGCGGGTGGCGGGTGTACAAATCACGCAAAACTCCGGTGCGCCTGGTGGTAACGTCAGCGTCCGAATCCGGGGAACGAACTCCATTAACGGCAGCTCAGAACCGCTCTATGTAATCGACGGCATTCAGATTTCCAACAGTGGTGGCATCAACGACGTGAGTCCACTTTCGCAAATTAACCCCAATGATATCGAGTCGATCGAAGTCCTGAAAGATGCTTCATCCACCGCCATTTATGGAGCGCGGGCTGCCAATGGGGTTGTACTCATCACCACAAAACGCGGCAAAGATGGGAACACGCGGGTTAGTTACGATGGCTACGGCGGAGTGCAGCAGGTGAATAAAACGCTGGATGTGCTGAATGCCTCGCAATTTGCGCAACTCGAAAATGAGGTCTACAAACGGGCAATTTACGCTGACCCAACCACCCTGGGCCAGGGCACGAACTGGCAGAATCTGATTTTCCGAAAAGTCCCCATTCAAAGCCACCAGCTTTCCGTCTCGGGCGGAAACCAGAAAACCCAACTGGCGCTCTCACTGAACTATTTCAATCAGGACGGCATCATTAAAAACTCCAACTTTACCCGCTACTCCTTCCGCTCCAACATCGACCATCGCCTTACTGACAAAGTTCGAATTGGGACTAGCTTATATTATGGCTATTCGGTGAATAACGGTGTAAGTGCCGGTGGTACCGGATCGGACGTGACCAGCAGCCGGGGTGGTGTTTTAGGTGCCACTGTGGCTGCTCCGCCAACGCTGGTCCCTTACCGGGCAGATGGCAGCGTGTTTCCGTTTCAGGACCAGATGAACGGTCAGTACCAGGAAGTATCCAATCCACTGAATTTTATCACGCCCATCAACCGGCAGACAACCCAGCGGATTCTGGCCAACGTATACGTTGAGTTTGCGCTGTTCAAAGGCTTTACCTACCGTCCTAGTTTCAACGCCGATCTGGGTACTACACTGAATGAGTACTATTCACCTTTGTCCTTGTTGAGTGTATCTCAATTAGCCTCGGGCGGGGGTAACGCCACCAATACCAGTTCCTACGGCCGGACGTTGCTACACGAAAGCATATTCACCTACCGAACCCGACTTGCTACCAACCATACCCTTACGGCAACGGCAGTACTAGCCACGCAAGCCAATGTTAATCAGGGCTATACGCAAACGGCTTCTAATTTCCCGAACGATGTAACCGAGAACAATTCCGTTGGATTAGCCGTGAACCAGCGCATCAGCAGTGATAAAAGTAAATCCCGACTGGACTCGTACCTGGGCAGGATTAACTATGGGTACAAGGACAAGTATTTCCTGGATTTAACAGCTCGTGCCGATGGCTCCAGTAAGTTTGGAGAGAACAATAAATACGGATTTTTTCCAGCCGTAGCGGGTGCCTGGCGAATTGTGGAGGAATCGTTTATGAAGTCGGTGCCGGTTATTTCTGATTTAAAACTGCGCGGAAGCTGGGGTATCACCGGGAACGCCGGAGCCATTGATCCCTATCAATCGCTGGCCACGGTGAGTGCTTCGGGCCTGAATTACAATTACAACCATAACCCCGTAACGGGCATCAATCCCGCTGCGATTCCAAACCCGGATTTGAAATGGGAACGATCAACACAGGTAGATATTGGTCTGGATGTGAGTCTGTTCAACAGCCGCCTGTCATTGGTAGCTGATTACTATAACAAACGGACGGATAATCTCCTGTTTCAGAAAGTGTTACCGATGTCGTCGGGCTATACAGCGCTGACCGGCAATTTCGGTTCGATCCAGAATCGAGGGCTTGAACTAGCGCTAAATGGGCGGATTATACCGGGTGGTGGCCGGTCTCTTCAGTGGGATGCCTCGGCCAATATCACCTTCAATCAGAACAAGGTACTGGCCCTCGATGGCATTCTGGATGAACTCCCCCGCTCGGCGTATGCCTTGCTTAAAGTCGGCTACCCGATGGGCCTGTATCGAACCTACGTCTTTGACGGCATCAGCCAGACGGGCGAGACTATTCTATCCGGCTATGACGGACGACTGGGTGGCCAGAAAGTAAAGGATATAAACGGCGATGGGACTATTACAGCCGCCGATCAGGTGTTAGCAGGTAACGCACAACCCAATTTTATCTTCGGTTTTTCAACCTCCCTCCGCTACCGGGGTTTCGATCTGAGTCTGTTTGTTCAGGGTGTACAGGGCAATAAACTCATGAACCTGTTCCGCTATACGTTCGAAACGGCGCTGGGGCAGCAGAATGTACTGGCCACGCTGGCCAATCGCTGGTCGCCTACGAATCCGAGTAACGAGTATGCCAGCGGATTTCAGGGCGGTCGGTTACCGCTTTCGGATCGGTACAT